GATCTTTTTTAAGGCGGGCGCCGGTAAACTTTTTGGTTGGTTCGGTGGATACGGCCTTGACGCGGTATTTACTTATTTCCAGAATTTGGGCATACCATTTCCGGTCTTTAACGGTTATCTAGTTGCCATCACCGAATTTGCTGGCGGACTGGCTCTCATCTTGGGTTTTGCCACAAGGCTTACCGCGTTTCCATTTTGCATCATTATGCTCATCGCAATAATCACGGCCGACAAGGACGATCCCTATTATCCGCTTGTCCTTCTAATGAGCTCTATTGCCTTGATCGATGCGGGAGGAGGTTTGTTTTCTCTGGACAAGCTTCTCTCAAGATTCAAGATTTTCAAAAAATGCCTATGAAAACAATTATGAGATCGAAGATACGTTGCCCAAAATGGAGCAGCGTGAGCTCTAGGTCTATATCCTTGGGGAGCTGGTTCATGAAGGTCCCTGCTTGGTCCGAATCTGCGACTTCTTTTTCCTTTAATATTTAATTGTTGTACCCTTCATTTACGTGTAGTAAACGGCATCCCATCATTAACAATAAGGAGGCATTTATATGGAAGATTCAAAAAGTCGGGACCTGATCAAGGAATTCTACCTTAACTGCGGCTTTGCCACCAGGGCCGTCCATGCCGGCGAGCATGTCGGGCAACCCCATTTTTCGGCTCATACCGGCGGGATCTACCAGACATCGACCTTCGTGTTCAAGACGGCTGAAGAAGGCGCCCAGATATTTGCGGGCGAAAAAGACGGATACATGTACACCCGCCTTGGAAACCCAAGCGTAAGGCTTTTGGAGGCAAAGGTGAACGCGTTGGAAGGAGCTGAAGTAAAGAAGAAGAACCCAGACCTCAGGATATCCACCTTAGCGTTCTCTTCCGGCATGTCGGCGATAGCATCGACCTTGATGGCCCTTGCAGGCAAGGGCGATACCATAATAATGGGCGACGTACTTTACGGAGCCACCGAACACCTCGCCTCCAATGTGCTAAAGCGCTTCGGTATAAATACGGTCGAGGTAAATACTGCCGACCTGGAGGCGGTAGGGATGGTCGTCAAGGCAAACCGCGACGCAAAGGCCTTCTTCTTCGAGACGCCAGCAAATCCGCTGCTCGTTGTTTCGGACATTGAGGCGATTTCAAGGATAGTAAAGTCTGTGAACCCAAATATGAAGGTGATCGTAGACAACACATTTGCAACCCCCTATCTCCAGCGGCCTATGGAGCTTGGCGCGGATATAGTCGTCCACTCCACAACAAAATATATATGCGGGCACGGAACGGTGGTTGGCGGGCTCGCAACGACATTTCACGATGACGTCAAGAGCGCTATCTACACCGTGATCAAGGATGTCGGTGGCAGCCCGAGCCCTTTTGACAGCTGGCTTGTCAATATAGGGCTAAAAACGCTCCCTGTTAGAATGGATAAACATTGTAGCAATGCAATGGCCATAGCCGAATTCTTGCAGGGCCATCCAAAGGTTGCGCACGTCCATTATCCCGGCCTCAAGAAGAACCCCTATTATGAGCTCGCGAAGAGGCAGATGAAGGATTTTGGCGGAATGATATCGTTCGATCTTAAGGGCGGACTTGAAGCGGGAAAGAAACTGATGAACAACATCGAGATATTCACACTTGCCGTATCTCTCGGGTGCGTCGACTCCCTGATCCAGCACCCTGCCTCAATGACGCACGCATGCGTCCCTAAGGAAAAACGCGAAAAGGGCGGCCTTACGGACGGACTCGTTCGTATCTCTGTTGGCATTGAAGATGTCGACGATCTTATCAAAGCCCTCAAGACCGCACTTGAAAAGGTCTAATATATGGAAAAAATAAAGATCTACTGGCGGGCGGCAAGGCCCTTTTCATTTACGGTAAGTATCGTTCCCCCCATTTTGGCGGCGGTAATAGCCATGTATGAGAACCCCTTGATGCATATAAAGTGGTTCTACCTTATTCTAACGATCCTCGGCTGCTGGCTGGCCCATGCGGGCGCAAATATCTTCTCTGACTACTTTGATTTCAAGAACAGGGTCGATCGGGAAGGGAGATACGGCTCAAGCGGCGTCCTTGTTGAAGGACTTCTTACTCCAAAAGAGAATTTTCTGGCGGCGCTCGTCTGTTTCATCGTTGCATCTGCGATAGGCCTATTTTTTATACTAACGCTTGCACATGGATCGGATCTTGTCTGGCTCATCGCGCTTGGCGCCTTCTTAGGGTTCTTCTACACAGTGAACCCTTTCATCCTTAAATATCGTGCGCTGGGAGATATTGCGGTATTCCTCGCCTTTGGGCCCGCAATGTGCCTTGGCGCATTCTTTGTTCAGGCGGGACATTTCGCCTGGGCTCCCGCTCTTTACGCCATACCGGTAGCTCTCCTTGTTGACGCCGTTCTTCACAGCAACAACCTTCGCGACATCAAGAACGACAGCGTTGTTAAGATCAGGACCGTTCCCATCATGATAGGTGAAGAGAACGCTAAGAGGATGTATTACGCGCTTCTTATCGGCGCCTACGTCATGATACCGATACTTATAATTTTTGCGAACCTTACATGGATATCTCTTTTGACGTTCGCATCGATTCCTTCGGCCGTTAAGCTCATAAAGGCGGTCAAGAATAAATCCGGCACGCCCGAGGCGGAATTTGCCGACATTGACGCCCGTACCGCGCAGTTCCATTCCGCATTCAGCATTCTTTTCATCATCTCGATATTAATCTCAATATGGTCCGGCTAATCAACAAATGTCATCCCCGTGAGAACGGGGACATGGCTTGCTCGCATGAGATCCCTGCTTTCGCAGGGATGACATGTCTCAGTATAGTTATTGCATTCGTCCTATGGTTCATCATGTTCGTCTTAAAGCCTTTCAACTTCTGGGTGATGATGAGTACATCCACATCTATGCTTATCGTTATCTCATATCTATTCGGAAGGCCTCTCTTTAAAGAAGAAGAGCTCAACCTCAAGAACATATCTCTGGGAATAGCTTCCGCCATGGCTCTCTATCTTGTATTTTGGACCGGCAAAAAGCTCCTTCCGTTCTTTGTGCCCACTCACGCGGAGAACCTTGGGGCTGTTTACGGTAATATGGGCTACGCCCCTGCTTTTGTAGTAGCGATACTTCTCTTTTTTCCGATAGGTTTTGGCGAAGAGCTCTTCTGGCGCGGCTATATCCAGAAAAAGTTCTCCGATAATTTGGGCAAATATCCGGGTCTTATCATCACCGCGGCAATATATACGGCCGTTCATATACCTACACTTAATCCTGTCCTTATCCTTGCAGCGCTCACCTGCGGCCTATTTTGGGGCTATTTATATCTATTGACAGACTCGCTCGTTGTTGTACTTATCTCACACATGATATGGGACCCGCTTGTTTTTGCGGTCTTTCCCCTAAATTAAAGCCCGCCGAGGCAAGGAGAACAAAATGTTCGACAAACTAAAACAACTAAAGCAGCTTCGCGACCTTCAGAACCAGCTTGGCAAAGAAAAGCTCGATATCGAAAAGGACGGCGTAAAGGTGACCATTAATGGCAAAATGGAAGTTGAAGAGGTTACACTCAATGCAGGGCTCGATCAAGGCCGACAGGAAAGATTGGTCAAGGACTGCATGAACAGCGCCGTCAAAAAGATGCAATTAAGAATGGCCGAAAGAATGTCCAAAATGGGCGGGCTTGGCAACTTAGGTCTGTAGCCTTTTCTCCGCTGACACGAGCGAGTCCATATTGTCCCCTTTGCGGATCATCTTTATCCTAGAAAACCCTGTGCTCGCCAGGTCCTCCCTGATCTCTTTAAATGTGTAGGTCCCGCCGCCGTCGGTCGCAACGAGCATGTTAACGGCAAATATCGCTCCAAGCGGAGGTTTGGTCCTGTCATCGCTCATCACATGATCGCGGATGATAAGGGTTC
The window above is part of the Deltaproteobacteria bacterium CG11_big_fil_rev_8_21_14_0_20_49_13 genome. Proteins encoded here:
- a CDS encoding methionine gamma-lyase (catalyzes the formation of methanethiol and 2-ocobutanoate from L-methionine), which translates into the protein MEDSKSRDLIKEFYLNCGFATRAVHAGEHVGQPHFSAHTGGIYQTSTFVFKTAEEGAQIFAGEKDGYMYTRLGNPSVRLLEAKVNALEGAEVKKKNPDLRISTLAFSSGMSAIASTLMALAGKGDTIIMGDVLYGATEHLASNVLKRFGINTVEVNTADLEAVGMVVKANRDAKAFFFETPANPLLVVSDIEAISRIVKSVNPNMKVIVDNTFATPYLQRPMELGADIVVHSTTKYICGHGTVVGGLATTFHDDVKSAIYTVIKDVGGSPSPFDSWLVNIGLKTLPVRMDKHCSNAMAIAEFLQGHPKVAHVHYPGLKKNPYYELAKRQMKDFGGMISFDLKGGLEAGKKLMNNIEIFTLAVSLGCVDSLIQHPASMTHACVPKEKREKGGLTDGLVRISVGIEDVDDLIKALKTALEKV
- a CDS encoding DoxX family protein, whose translation is MKLIYKIIFTQTGFGVSLMRIVVGGIFFKAGAGKLFGWFGGYGLDAVFTYFQNLGIPFPVFNGYLVAITEFAGGLALILGFATRLTAFPFCIIMLIAIITADKDDPYYPLVLLMSSIALIDAGGGLFSLDKLLSRFKIFKKCL
- a CDS encoding CPBP family intramembrane metalloprotease, which encodes MVRLINKCHPRENGDMACSHEIPAFAGMTCLSIVIAFVLWFIMFVLKPFNFWVMMSTSTSMLIVISYLFGRPLFKEEELNLKNISLGIASAMALYLVFWTGKKLLPFFVPTHAENLGAVYGNMGYAPAFVVAILLFFPIGFGEELFWRGYIQKKFSDNLGKYPGLIITAAIYTAVHIPTLNPVLILAALTCGLFWGYLYLLTDSLVVVLISHMIWDPLVFAVFPLN
- the menA gene encoding 1,4-dihydroxy-2-naphthoate octaprenyltransferase; translation: MEKIKIYWRAARPFSFTVSIVPPILAAVIAMYENPLMHIKWFYLILTILGCWLAHAGANIFSDYFDFKNRVDREGRYGSSGVLVEGLLTPKENFLAALVCFIVASAIGLFFILTLAHGSDLVWLIALGAFLGFFYTVNPFILKYRALGDIAVFLAFGPAMCLGAFFVQAGHFAWAPALYAIPVALLVDAVLHSNNLRDIKNDSVVKIRTVPIMIGEENAKRMYYALLIGAYVMIPILIIFANLTWISLLTFASIPSAVKLIKAVKNKSGTPEAEFADIDARTAQFHSAFSILFIISILISIWSG